In Methylomagnum ishizawai, one DNA window encodes the following:
- the hemN gene encoding oxygen-independent coproporphyrinogen III oxidase — protein sequence MKTAALLEKYCQPGPRYTSYPTAPYFQTGFTDADWRTELEATRHSPRGLSLYTHIPFCDTLCWYCGCNMVATRDYGRAERYLDWLFREIDLVTGLVAPERVVKQLHWGGGTPTFLRPEDIERLFGHLLAGFTLDPQAEIGCEADPRELSRDHVETLKRLGFNRISLGVQDLDERVQRTVNRVQPEALIREVYGWMRGAGFESINLDLMTGLPHQTVESFSRTLDAVINLRPDRLAVFTYAHVPWMKRHQKLIPEADLPDFPTRIALQALILDRLAGAGYVYIGMDHYALPDDELVLAQKSKTLYRNFQGYTTHRECDILAFGASAISQTGEVYAQNLKPLPEYRDRVLAGRLPTERGIRTTRDDRLRREAITCIMCDLELDTAAFGREWDVDFEDYFACRAGLESLAADGLLSLEGGLIRVSDTGRLFLRNIAMLFDGHLQAPAADAGPRYSKTV from the coding sequence ATGAAAACCGCCGCCCTGCTCGAAAAATATTGCCAACCGGGACCGCGCTATACCTCTTACCCCACCGCGCCCTATTTCCAGACCGGCTTCACCGACGCCGATTGGCGGACGGAACTGGAAGCGACCCGCCACAGCCCGCGCGGCCTCTCGCTCTATACCCATATCCCGTTCTGCGACACCTTGTGTTGGTATTGCGGCTGCAATATGGTGGCGACCCGCGACTATGGCCGGGCCGAGCGCTATCTGGATTGGCTGTTCCGGGAAATCGACCTCGTCACCGGCTTGGTGGCCCCGGAACGGGTGGTCAAGCAACTGCACTGGGGCGGCGGCACGCCGACCTTTCTACGCCCGGAGGATATCGAGCGGCTGTTCGGACATTTGCTGGCGGGCTTCACGCTGGACCCCCAGGCCGAAATCGGCTGCGAAGCCGACCCGCGCGAACTCAGCCGCGACCATGTCGAGACCCTCAAGCGCCTGGGATTCAACCGCATCAGCCTGGGCGTGCAGGATTTGGACGAGCGGGTACAGCGGACGGTGAACCGGGTGCAGCCGGAAGCCTTGATCCGGGAGGTCTATGGCTGGATGCGCGGGGCCGGGTTCGAGTCGATCAACCTGGACCTGATGACCGGATTGCCGCACCAAACGGTGGAAAGTTTTTCCCGCACCTTGGACGCGGTGATCAACCTGCGGCCTGACCGGCTGGCGGTGTTCACCTACGCCCATGTGCCATGGATGAAACGCCACCAAAAGCTGATTCCCGAGGCCGATCTGCCGGATTTCCCCACCCGCATCGCCTTGCAGGCACTCATCCTCGACCGGCTGGCCGGGGCGGGCTATGTCTACATCGGCATGGACCATTACGCCCTGCCCGACGACGAACTGGTGCTGGCGCAAAAAAGCAAAACCCTGTACCGCAATTTCCAGGGCTACACCACCCACCGCGAGTGCGACATCCTGGCGTTCGGGGCGTCGGCCATCAGCCAGACCGGCGAAGTCTACGCCCAGAACCTCAAGCCGCTGCCAGAATATCGCGACCGGGTATTAGCCGGACGCCTGCCCACCGAGCGCGGCATCCGCACCACCCGCGACGACCGGCTGCGGCGGGAGGCGATCACCTGCATCATGTGCGATTTGGAACTGGATACGGCGGCGTTCGGACGGGAATGGGACGTGGATTTCGAGGACTATTTCGCTTGCCGGGCAGGCTTGGAAAGCTTGGCAGCGGATGGCTTGCTGAGCTTGGAAGGCGGGTTGATCCGGGTTTCCGACACCGGGCGGTTATTCCTCCGCAATATCGCCATGCTGTTCGATGGCCATTTGCAAGCCCCGGCGGCGGACGCGGGGCCGAGATATTCCAAAACGGTCTAG
- the nadC gene encoding carboxylating nicotinate-nucleotide diphosphorylase — protein sequence MPYTASPAPADIARFLAEDVGGGDLTAAIIPAQTQASASVVTREPLVLCGRDGFAAVFAHLDSGVVVNWRIEEGGEAVAGTELCTLRGPARALLTGERTALNLLQTLSATATLARGYAQAVAGTQTKVLDTRKTLPGLREAQKYAVRVGGCHNHRIGLYDGILIKENHILAAGSIAQAVAAAKALDAGVMIEVEVEDLDELRQALDAGAPRILLDNFTLEAMRAAVAMTQGRAELEVSGNVTLEGLRAIAETGVDYVSVGALTKNVHAVDLSMRIVLGA from the coding sequence ATGCCGTACACCGCCTCCCCCGCCCCGGCGGACATCGCCCGTTTCCTGGCCGAGGATGTCGGCGGCGGCGACCTGACCGCCGCCATCATCCCGGCCCAGACCCAGGCCAGCGCCAGCGTGGTGACGCGGGAACCCCTGGTGCTATGTGGCCGGGACGGGTTCGCCGCCGTGTTCGCACACCTCGATTCCGGGGTGGTGGTCAACTGGCGGATCGAAGAAGGTGGCGAAGCGGTGGCGGGCACCGAACTTTGTACCCTACGCGGCCCGGCCCGCGCCCTGCTCACCGGCGAGCGTACCGCGCTCAACCTGCTGCAAACCCTGTCCGCCACCGCCACCCTGGCCCGCGGCTACGCCCAGGCCGTGGCGGGCACCCAAACCAAAGTCTTGGACACCCGTAAAACCCTGCCCGGCCTGCGGGAAGCCCAGAAATACGCGGTGCGGGTGGGGGGTTGCCACAATCACCGCATCGGCCTGTACGACGGCATCCTCATCAAGGAAAACCATATCCTGGCGGCGGGTTCCATCGCGCAGGCGGTCGCCGCCGCGAAAGCCCTGGACGCCGGGGTCATGATCGAAGTCGAGGTGGAAGACCTGGACGAACTGCGCCAAGCCCTGGACGCGGGCGCTCCGCGCATCCTGCTAGATAATTTCACCCTGGAGGCGATGCGGGCAGCGGTGGCGATGACCCAAGGCCGGGCCGAGTTGGAAGTCTCCGGTAACGTGACCCTCGAAGGACTCCGCGCCATCGCCGAAACCGGCGTCGATTATGTTTCGGTCGGTGCCTTGACCAAGAACGTCCACGCCGTCGATCTGTCCATGCGGATCGTACTGGGCGCCTAA
- a CDS encoding substrate-binding domain-containing protein: MRKHILARAALVSTALLSASASAEFQRGYIYTVGSTTLFPFAKTVGEHFSKSHKKQLPLLQSTGTGGGIKLFCEGAQGETPDIVNASRAMKPKEREECQTNGVGDILEVKIGYDGLVMAQAKKAPPIALTRKEARMALAKWVAGPDGKPVANPNHTWKQINPALPDSPIEVLGPSAASGTYDAFVDLISDMECKGAPWVAAGKTEPSPDMLRKCRTLRDDGVYVEGREHDEDQLSRLNHAPGAVAIIDYKAYIDNMAHIRAVPIDGLEPTHDSIASRSYAGSRPLYLYVKGAHLGLTPGLKEYVGEFTSEHTWGEKGYLKSLGLIPLPAEERTTYVDAVKAQGIAPSLASITDAPPAKSWERSGKSTKTASKDTAKTTPHAAEPVAKSHKQ, from the coding sequence ATGCGAAAACATATCCTCGCCCGCGCGGCGCTTGTTTCCACCGCTTTGCTCAGCGCTTCGGCCTCGGCGGAATTCCAAAGGGGCTACATCTACACGGTGGGTTCGACCACCTTGTTCCCATTCGCCAAGACGGTCGGCGAACACTTCTCCAAGTCCCATAAGAAACAACTACCGCTGCTGCAATCCACCGGCACCGGCGGCGGTATCAAGCTGTTCTGCGAGGGTGCCCAGGGCGAAACCCCCGATATCGTCAACGCCTCCCGCGCCATGAAGCCTAAGGAGCGCGAGGAATGCCAGACCAACGGCGTCGGCGATATCCTCGAAGTCAAGATCGGCTACGATGGGTTGGTCATGGCCCAGGCCAAGAAAGCCCCGCCCATCGCCCTGACCCGCAAGGAAGCCCGCATGGCCCTGGCCAAATGGGTGGCCGGTCCCGATGGCAAGCCGGTCGCCAACCCCAACCATACCTGGAAGCAGATCAATCCCGCCTTGCCCGACAGCCCCATCGAGGTCTTGGGTCCGTCCGCCGCCTCCGGCACCTACGACGCCTTCGTGGACCTGATTTCCGATATGGAATGCAAAGGCGCGCCCTGGGTCGCGGCGGGCAAGACCGAACCCAGCCCGGATATGCTGCGCAAATGCCGCACCCTGCGCGACGACGGCGTCTATGTCGAAGGCCGCGAGCATGACGAAGACCAGCTTTCCCGCTTGAACCACGCGCCGGGCGCGGTCGCCATCATCGACTATAAAGCCTATATCGATAACATGGCCCATATCCGCGCCGTCCCCATCGACGGCCTGGAACCCACCCACGACAGCATCGCCTCGCGCAGCTATGCCGGTTCGCGCCCCCTGTACCTCTACGTCAAAGGCGCCCATCTCGGCCTGACCCCCGGCCTGAAAGAGTATGTCGGCGAATTCACCAGCGAGCATACCTGGGGCGAAAAAGGCTATCTCAAATCCCTAGGGCTGATCCCGCTGCCCGCCGAAGAGCGCACCACCTATGTGGATGCGGTGAAAGCCCAGGGCATCGCGCCGTCCCTGGCCTCCATCACGGACGCGCCCCCGGCCAAGTCCTGGGAGAGATCGGGCAAGTCCACCAAAACGGCGTCCAAAGACACGGCCAAGACCACGCCCCACGCCGCGGAACCCGTCGCCAAAAGCCATAAGCAATAA
- a CDS encoding LysR family transcriptional regulator — MNITLRQLKVFERVARRLSFTRAAEELYLTQPAVSMQIKQFEENIGLPLFERLGKKIYLTRAGEELYQLSRTISEQLDAAELLIEELKGTDGGRLVVAVASTVHYFGIRLLAEFCRRYPKVKVSFKVTNRKGLLQQLEDNEADVVLMGQPPEDQDLQYEAFLENPLVLIAPAGHPLAGKRGIPLSELQDENFIMREQGSGTRSAAERYFGERGVHLTASMEMNTNGAIKQGVEEGLGLAIVSIHTLERELESGRVVVLDVEHFPIRRQWFIVHRSGKRLSAVAREFADFVRSEARSFVRTEVIEVALGKASAAPGPEA, encoded by the coding sequence ATGAACATCACCCTCCGGCAGTTGAAGGTTTTCGAGCGGGTCGCCCGCCGCCTGAGTTTCACCCGCGCGGCGGAGGAGCTTTACCTGACCCAGCCCGCCGTTTCCATGCAGATCAAGCAGTTCGAGGAGAATATCGGCCTGCCTTTGTTCGAGCGCCTGGGCAAGAAAATCTATCTCACCCGTGCGGGCGAGGAACTGTACCAGCTCAGCCGCACCATCTCCGAACAATTGGACGCCGCCGAGTTGCTGATCGAGGAATTGAAGGGCACCGATGGCGGGCGCTTGGTGGTCGCGGTCGCCAGCACGGTGCATTATTTCGGTATCCGCTTGCTGGCCGAATTCTGCCGCCGCTATCCCAAGGTCAAGGTCAGCTTCAAGGTCACCAACCGCAAGGGCTTGTTGCAGCAGTTGGAGGACAACGAGGCCGATGTGGTGCTGATGGGCCAACCGCCGGAGGACCAGGATTTGCAATACGAAGCCTTCCTGGAAAATCCCTTGGTGTTGATCGCCCCGGCCGGCCATCCCCTGGCGGGCAAGCGGGGGATTCCGTTGAGCGAACTTCAGGACGAGAACTTCATCATGCGGGAGCAGGGTTCGGGCACCCGCAGCGCGGCGGAGCGCTATTTCGGCGAACGCGGGGTGCACCTCACCGCCAGCATGGAAATGAACACCAACGGGGCCATCAAACAAGGCGTGGAGGAAGGCTTGGGGCTGGCCATCGTGTCCATCCACACCCTGGAACGCGAGTTGGAAAGTGGCCGGGTGGTGGTGCTGGACGTGGAGCATTTCCCGATCCGGCGGCAATGGTTCATCGTCCATCGTTCGGGCAAGCGCTTGTCGGCGGTGGCGCGGGAATTCGCCGATTTCGTGCGGAGCGAGGCCCGTTCGTTCGTGCGTACCGAGGTTATCGAGGTGGCCTTGGGCAAGGCGTCCGCTGCGCCGGGGCCGGAAGCCTAG
- the ampD gene encoding 1,6-anhydro-N-acetylmuramyl-L-alanine amidase AmpD has translation MEIIDHWLSEARRLPSPNHDARPDPADIALVVIHCISLPPDEFGGPWIDRLFTNQLDPAAHPYFAGIAHLRVSAHLLIRRDGETVQYVPFNLRAWHAGVSSYRGRTVCNDFSIGIELEGTDHGPYTEAQYARLNAVLALLYDTYPTLAPERVAGHSDIAPARKTDPGRRFEWSRLRPTA, from the coding sequence ATGGAAATCATCGATCATTGGCTGAGCGAGGCCCGGCGGCTGCCCAGCCCCAACCACGACGCCCGGCCCGATCCCGCCGATATCGCCTTGGTCGTTATCCATTGCATCAGCCTCCCGCCGGACGAGTTCGGCGGTCCCTGGATCGACCGGCTGTTCACCAACCAACTGGACCCCGCGGCCCATCCCTATTTCGCCGGGATCGCCCATCTCAGGGTCTCGGCCCATCTGTTGATCCGGCGCGATGGCGAAACCGTGCAATACGTGCCGTTCAACCTGAGGGCGTGGCACGCGGGAGTGTCGAGCTACCGGGGCCGGACGGTGTGCAACGATTTCTCCATCGGCATCGAACTGGAAGGCACCGACCACGGCCCCTATACCGAGGCCCAATACGCACGGCTGAACGCGGTGTTGGCCCTGCTGTACGATACTTATCCGACGCTCGCGCCGGAGCGGGTGGCGGGACACAGCGATATCGCCCCGGCCCGCAAGACCGATCCGGGCCGCCGCTTCGAGTGGTCACGGTTGCGGCCCACCGCCTGA